The following proteins are encoded in a genomic region of Leifsonia psychrotolerans:
- a CDS encoding cysteine desulfurase family protein produces MTVYLDHAATTPMLPAAIDAYAQAMTLVGNPASIHSHGQNAKRMLEEAREQVAASVRCDPIEVVFTGGGTESVNLGIKGLYWARSPRRRILAPGGEHHATIDTIDWLVSHENALVEWIPLDALGRIDVAALERAIARNPDDVALVTLLAANNEVGTVQPVADVAALAAAHGIPVHIDAVSAYGHQPIDFAALAAVGVSALSISAHKIGGPVGIGALVLARTAKVEPLIHGGGQQRQVRSGTQDVAAAVSFAVAATAATAQIRSETLRLGALRDRLVAGVQGAVPAVVVNGDPDAAGRLAGTAHFTFGGCEGDSLLFLLDVAGVSVSTGSACQAGIAEPSHVLRAMGRSEVEARGALRVTLGRTTTADDIDALIAALPAAYAQASLAGFADRTPTL; encoded by the coding sequence ATGACCGTTTACCTGGACCATGCGGCGACGACACCGATGCTCCCCGCTGCGATTGATGCCTATGCGCAGGCGATGACCCTGGTCGGCAACCCTGCTTCGATCCACAGTCACGGACAGAATGCGAAACGGATGCTCGAGGAGGCTCGCGAGCAGGTGGCCGCGAGCGTCCGCTGCGACCCCATTGAGGTGGTCTTCACCGGCGGGGGAACCGAATCGGTGAACCTGGGAATCAAGGGACTGTACTGGGCGCGCTCGCCGCGCCGCCGCATCCTCGCTCCCGGGGGAGAACACCACGCCACTATCGACACCATTGATTGGTTGGTCAGTCACGAGAACGCCCTCGTCGAGTGGATCCCGCTGGATGCACTCGGCCGGATCGACGTGGCGGCACTCGAGCGCGCAATTGCCCGCAACCCCGACGACGTCGCGCTCGTCACCCTGCTCGCCGCGAACAACGAGGTCGGAACCGTGCAGCCCGTGGCAGACGTGGCGGCACTCGCCGCAGCCCACGGTATCCCCGTTCATATCGACGCCGTGTCGGCCTATGGGCACCAACCGATCGACTTTGCGGCGCTCGCCGCGGTGGGTGTGTCTGCCCTCAGCATTTCGGCCCACAAGATCGGTGGTCCAGTGGGCATCGGTGCCCTCGTTCTGGCCCGCACCGCGAAGGTCGAACCATTGATCCACGGTGGTGGGCAGCAGCGTCAGGTGCGCAGTGGCACACAGGACGTCGCGGCGGCCGTCTCCTTCGCCGTGGCCGCCACGGCGGCAACCGCGCAGATCCGCTCAGAGACTCTGCGTCTGGGCGCCTTGCGTGACCGGCTGGTTGCGGGCGTGCAGGGTGCGGTGCCCGCGGTCGTCGTGAACGGCGACCCGGATGCCGCCGGCCGGCTCGCCGGTACAGCCCACTTCACCTTCGGCGGCTGTGAGGGCGATTCGTTGCTGTTCCTACTCGACGTCGCCGGGGTATCGGTCTCGACAGGGTCGGCCTGCCAGGCCGGCATCGCCGAGCCCTCACACGTCTTACGCGCGATGGGTCGGAGCGAGGTGGAGGCTCGGGGGGCGTTGCGGGTGACGCTCGGACGCACGACCACTGCCGATGACATCGACGCGTTGATCGCAGCACTGCCGGCGGCGTATGCACAGGCGTCGCTCGCCGGGTTCGCCGACCGCACTCCGACGCTTTAG